In Helianthus annuus cultivar XRQ/B chromosome 9, HanXRQr2.0-SUNRISE, whole genome shotgun sequence, the following are encoded in one genomic region:
- the LOC110877766 gene encoding TVP38/TMEM64 family membrane protein slr0305, giving the protein MPASGDFAKRVANIETGHFAREVGEYERLVVSTEDKAEVDTLHPQIGRCNRSWKWWLKVVTWSIISIVVSIFVMKWGVPYVFDKILLPMMKWEAATFGRPVLAVILVVSLAIFPVLFLPSGPSMWLAGMIFGYGFGFVIIMVGTTIGMVLPYVIGLFFRDRIHQWLKKWPKTGAMIRIAGEGDWFHQFRMVALFRISPFPYTIFNYAIVVTSIMFWPYLWGSIAGMIPEAFIYIYSGRLLRTFANMQYGDHQMTRLEIIYNTVSFIIAAVMTICFTIYSKKTLKNLEPEEKGVNVFNRHMEKLPIDRPKDLGLHPSLQSP; this is encoded by the exons ATGCCAGCCTCAGGAGACTTTGCAAAGAGGGTTGCAAATATTGAGACTGGGCATTTTGCTAGAGAAGTCGGTGAATATGAGAGATTGGTTGTTTCTACTGAAGACAAGGCTGAAGTTGATACCTTACATCCTCAGATAGGAAGGTGTAACAGGTCCTGGAAATGGTGGCTCAAGGTTGTAACATGGTCCATAATTTCTATTGTGGTTTCCATCTTTGTAATGAAATGGGGAGTTCCATATGTCTTTGACAAG ATTCTACTTCCAATGATGAAATGGGAGGCTGCAACATTTGGTCGTCCAGTTCTTGCTGTCATACTTGTAGTCTCGCTGGCTATTTTCCCGGTGTTGTTCCTCCCATCTGGTCCCTCCATGTGGCTTGCAGGGATGATATTCGGTTATGGTTTTGGATTTGTAATAATCATGGTTGGAACCACTATTGGAATGGTTTTGCCATATGTCATCGGCCTATTTTTTCGTGATCGTATCCAT CAATGGTTGAAGAAATGGCCAAAGACGGGTGCAATGATTAGAATAGCTGGGGAAGGGGACTGGTTCCACCAGTTTCGTATGGTTGCCCTCTTTCGGATCTCACCATTTCCATACACCATTTTCAACTATGCGATAGTGGTCACGAGTATCATGTTCTGGCCCTATCTATGGGGATCCATTGCCGGAATGATTCCTGAAGCCTTCATTTACATCTATAG TGGGAGGCTGCTAAGGACATTTGCAAATATGCAATATGGAGATCATCAAATGACTCGATTGGAAATTATATACAACACAGTCTCCTTCATAATTGCAGCTGTTATGACCATATGTTTTACTATTTACAGTAAGAAAACTTTAAAAAACCTTGAACCTGAAGAGAAGGGTGTAAACGTGTTCAATAGACACATGGAAAAACTCCCAATTGACAGACCAAAGGATCTCGGCCTGCATCCTAGCTTGCAATCACCATAG